In Setaria viridis chromosome 5, Setaria_viridis_v4.0, whole genome shotgun sequence, the genomic stretch TATGTCACCTTGAACAATATGAAAATTCAAATATCTAAAATACAGCATACAGGTATATCACAATAAATAGAGTTTAAAAACAATATTCATGAAAACATGCGATGAACAGACCAATTGATGTTGATGTAACACTTGTTCGAACTAAGCAATCTCCGTACACATTCACACAACAATAATCTAAAACTCATTCATCAATATTACAAAGCTGCAGATGCAGCACTTCTATTTCTATGGCAGTTTGATTCACATTGACAATGCTTATTGTAAGTACAGTGGTATATACGGGAAAAAGTGGTGCTTGCCCGTTGCAACCGTGAAAGTGTGGACAACGCGTGTAGTCCCACGATCCATGTCATAGGCGATCAGGCTCCGCCGTCGGCTATCAAAGAGGAAAACCACGTTGCAGTCCGGGTGGATCGCAACCAAGCGGTGCTGCTTCCCAAACCGCACCTTTCCAGACGGATCCAGCGACCTCGTGCGGTGCTTCAAGACCcaccgcccggcgccgccgccgcagtcctCGAGAGCGTAGACCGACAGCTCACGAGCATGGCCGGAGCcggcgtccgcgtagagcaggCGGCGCTGCGACTGGCCGATGACGCGGGGGAGCCAAGTTTCGCCGGGGCCTCCGGGCACACGCGGGTGGCCGTCCACGTCTGGCCCTCGgtgtccaccgccgccaccacgccgttCTCGGTGTCGGTGGTGGCGAGGTACGGTGCAGGAAGCCGTTGAGGTAGGCGTGCTCGCCGGAGTACGCGACGTGGTAGTTCCACCCGCTTCTCCTGGCAACCCACCTCCTCGTCTCCGACGAGTAGATCTGCACCGCCGTGACGAAGGGGCTATACTCAGGGAACACTGGGCTCctttcctcctccagctcgaaGACGTGGAAGTGAGAGGAGACGGCCGGGTCGAAGGCCAGAGCGGCAGGCCGGGGGAGCCTCTGTCTTCTCTCTTGCTCGAGCTGGAGCAGATGATCAACGGCTGCAATGGCGACGGCACCACCACACCAATCACGTCAGGGACATGGCtcggctccggtggcggcggaggcagctCGACGTAGTCCTGGGTGCTGGGGTTGCAGACGATGTAGACCGCAGCTGCCAGCTCGTCGGAGGCGTCGTAGTAGcgtaggaggaggagcccgtTGCACGAGTCCAGCAGCTCCACGTGGGTCCTCGTGTAACTCGGAGGCTGGAACGCGAATTCTTGATCAAGCGACGGAGGCGTCGGCGAGACTCCGCCTTCGACGGGAGGGCGGCATAGGCCGGTGAACTTCAAATCCGTCACCGGCGCCCAGGAGCCATCGGCGTTGGCGTGGTAGAAGAAGCCTGACGCGGCGTCAGTGTGCGCAAGCCTGCGGCGGTGGACAGGGCCGGAGATGAGGTCGCGCCATGACCGGCAGACGCACTTGGAGCGGCGCAGGGGCCTCTCCGGCAGCCGCGCCAGGATCTCGACGATGAGGTCTCGTCGCTGAGGTAGGCCGCGGGGTCCCGCTTCCGCTTCCGCACGGACATCATCCCGTGGCACGCGAAATCGATCTCTGCGATGGTACGTTCGTCAAGAGCTCGTATAAAGGAAATTCAAACGATCAACCGATTCCAGGTCGGAAAGCATAAAGGTATCTGCTCGGATTCTAGGCCCTGATCCGAAAAGGATCAATTGCCCTTAGAAACCATGTTCCCGGAACGATGGGAACGGGAACGTGGAACGTGATACGGCACTTATGAAAGATTTTTACACTAAATTATTCCCGTTCCCGGAACGTTCTCGGTTGCTAAGGGGGTGCCAACACCTGAATTTTCAGCCTTCTAATTTGAGTGTGCACTGTGCACCTTAGACTGATTTAGTTTTGCACTTGTCGAGTCAGGTGTTATCGGATATACTATCAATAAAGTCAAGGTGTTACTTCCTTTTTGCTGTAAAAGAACTTTTCTATGTCGGCGAGCGTGAAGGCCAATATGTACTGCTGGGAATCCAAAAGTGTGTCATCCAAATTCCAAAAAGGATCCGGTAAATCCATCCGATTAACAGACTAAAAGTGAATCGCAAAAGATTAAGAGTTAAACCAAATTACTAATGGAGCGGTACATCGGAGCAGCTATGACTAACAATTTGCAACAAAGAACCCTGCTGCCCGGATGTCCAATGCTGAATTAGGTCAGGAGCAGTGTCCTCCATTATTATGCATCATTCATGATTTTTGTTTCCCAACAATTTGTTGGAGCAACCTACCTAGGCATCATGGTTGATAATACAAGATGGTTAGCCGGAGGCAAGATCAGCTGGAACCTTGGCATCTAGTACAAATATAGCTGCCAACTACAAAATACAATTTACTTCAGTATTGGCACAGAGAGCAAATGCTTAACCGCAACTGTGATCAGAAGGTACTACTGCAGAATTAAGGCACATCTAGTAGCAATTCAGTCATGCATTGTGCCAGAGTGTTAATTGTACTGCTCCTACATCAGGAGATGTTATGGATGAAGCCACAAGCTCCAGGCAGTGGTCTAGGAACTGCCGGCTCtggagtgttggagtataagtgaattgtccACCTTTTCctatcagcttaagcttttgggttgaattggttggtgcatgcaactcaatatggtatcagagccagagGTCTCAAATTCGAATCCTGGCGGGtgagattaaataaaataattgtagcCCACTCCAATTTCCACATGCGGCCTGAGGGAGCCTGCACGTGAGGGGgggtgttggagtataagtgaattgtccACCTTTTCCTATCAACTTAAACTTTTAGGTTGAACTAGTTGATGCATGCAATTCAATACTGATGTATTTGCCGTTCCTGTAGTGCCCAACGGCCAGCAGGTAGAGCTTCTCCCTCGCCTGCCATGGACTAGCACCAACCAGAGATGCTTGATGTACAGCCAGAGAGAAATAGGTGAGCAAGAGAGGGGAATACAATGCAACCGAACAGCATCAGAACAGAGCACCATGCATTGTACTGGTGGTGTCAGCTGAAAGATTTGGGGCTGGCGCAGGGTACCTTGGAGGATACCGATCCCGTGGAGCACGTGATGCTGGTTCCTCGAGTGCACGAGCACCCAGGACAACCTCATGATgccctcctcgtgctcctcggTCGCGGCCTCGGCAACCTCCCTCTTGCATCCCTAGTTAATTAGATGGATGATCGGAGCAGACTGATCGCTTGATCAAACCTCGATCAAGGTGGTAATGCATGTGATGAGCATTGTGGAACGGAATAATCAAGCGGCGTCGAAGAAGAAGGAGCCCACGGCGTCGAAGAACGCCTGCCAATCTTGGCGTCCATGGCTGCCATCGCCGATCAGCGCCTGCGCCTCCGCGCTATGGCCAATGTGGGCTCTTGAGGTTGGGCCTTAGCCTGAATTAAATGTGAAAGATAGAGAGACCCAATAAGAAAATCTGGTATAGGCCCACGGCCAGGCGGGCTACAGAGTGTATTATAATCGGCCGGgatcaaaagaaaataaaaggaaaggaggacGAGAGAGCGCTTGCGGTGGGAGAACtgagagggaaaaaaatgctttgttcattttttttcccaaaacacGTTACCCACGCACACACTCAGGGACTCATTCTAAAAACGACACCTTGAGGCTATGAACTAGCAAATTGTGATATAGATCCAACACAAGTGTCTAGCTATCAACGAACATTTCAACTAGcactaaaataaataattacTATGCTAATAAGATACTCCATCTGTCCTGAAAAAATACAATTTTAGCTATGacttgtttagatacatagctaGAATTGTATTCTTCTGGGATCAAAACTTATCCCTGATGGATAGGGATGCAACCACCTCTGCTAATTAACTAGGTTCTAATGCATAGTTACTGCTGTATAATAATAATGAGAAGAATCATTAATAACTCGATGTATGGTCATACAGTCGATCTAGAGCCTACTAGCATTGATATTATTTCTCCAAAATCGGCGCGCCCTTGCACATGATACATCTGCTTGGTACCAATTTTCTTTGGAATATGTAAAGTGGACACATGGTATGGTTGTTGACATTGTCCTGACTATATGAGTTATTAAGTGTCTAATCTCAGCAGTTAGCAAGCGTGTAACCTTGGCAATTAGCTTGTCATCGTAAGGTCATTAGGAGAAGGACGTGTCCGGGAAATCAGGTAGACAATTTTGTAcatttctttttgttgcaaaaATGTCAATGCGGCACCACATCATGATCATGTCCGTGCAAGAGCAATTATATTTAGGAACTACCTATATCTAGTTACTCTTTCTTTTGCTTCCAGTTCCAGAAATATAATTTGAAGACTCCCGTGCACACAATCTTCTACATTAACAGGCCTAATTAAATCGGTCCGATCAGCCTTGTTAGTAGGAGTATGTCCATATATATATTCATATATTCTCTTGGCGTTAAAATAATTATCATCATATACCTATCTCAGTATCACAAGAATGTTGAGCTACAGAAAATGGTGTAAGCGTGCATTTGTATATCACAAGATATATATTTGAATGAAGTAATAAATGAAAAGTAGAGAAGGATCCAGCGTGCTACACTAGTTGCATGATGAATAATGTTTTGAAGTTACAAAAAGGGGGATATAAATCATATAACTCTGAAATAAAATTGAAGTGCTATGCATTCATCTTGGAAATCCTGCAgtcatttttttccttgaaaattAAGTTGACCATCTGGTATCTTTTGCATCTGTATTGGATATGCATGTGAATGTTTCTATACACTAATATTGAAATCTAGTAGGTTATTATATATAAACATAATTATCGGTCATAATTAATTGTAATACACAATGAACAGTAGCAGTGTTAAAAGCACAAATTATTTGTGACCATATGTGTATAAAGAGTACTACTGTGCACATCTAGGTAAGCAATCGAATTAATAAGCATCACGCGGTGGATGGAGGACTAGTGCACCTCAGCGATTAATAGGTGCCGTCAGTGGTGGCTGGCTGGGGTTGGGCCTAGCTAGATGCCTAGACTAGATAAGCATGCAATCATATATACTGTAGATGTACGAGTGCACTACAGTGTTTCTGTACTATACTTATATACTACCAATCTAACCACATGCAACTACGTACCCTTTAATTAATCAATGTTAACGTTTGGTACCAATCTAATCACATGTTAACGTTTGGTACGTCCATCCCACCACAATCGCTGGAATCGACACAGGTTAGATTTTCGGCTCCGCCAAAAACGCCGATGACTCAGGGCATCGCAGCAAAGGAACCATCCCACCACGTCACCATGCCCAGAACCGTTATTGTCCCAGCGCCGGTGGTAAATCCCGCACAGTTGACCGCGGTGACTCCTCTCCAACCTGTGTCACCGGGGACCATAGCAACGCTCGATTCGGAGAGGATCTACTTGTGAGTATGCTAACATGTAGTCTTTTTTCTGATATATCTGATTGTTTCGTCCAACAGCCCAGCTGTTCTACGTCTAGTCCATCCAACAATAATGATTAGCCACTTCGTGTATATTATTCTGTTTTAGTGCACATGAGAGAAGTTACAGTAATTATAATATGAGGAAATGGTTCCAagttccatgcatatagtatcaGTGGACGACTCTAGGAGGCAGGCAATCCCCCTAGTGCTGCCAGTAAACAAACTGATTGAACAGGTAGCGGAACAGGTAGCGATGAGAACAATTTTAATACTTGTTAACCCGAAAAAATCTCTAGTAACGGGGTTCCTTTCTagcaataatttttttaattgagCAGTATGCAATGGCGATGCAAATAGATGTAACCTGCTTGTACATGTACAGGTAATAGATGGAACCGAATAAATATGGATGCTATGCAATCTGCAGCTATCTAAAGTCTATtgaatcaaataaaaatataaagaCTTCCATGATATCATCATTCAGAAGATAGGGTTGCATTGGGAATTCGCAATGCAACCCGGCTAATCAgacaaataaaaagaaaagcttCAAAATCAGGAATGTGTTGTGACGTACTAATCTCCAACCAATGGGCATAATCAGTAGAGTGAACGAGGAAGGTAGAATTATATGATGCTTTCCTCAGGATCTCTACGCCCTACAAGACCGAAGAACTCCTACAAGAACGCCCGCAGCAATACAAGTATGGATGGCACAGGTTGGCGTGAGGGCACAAATTCAACAGTGGTGATGCTGTTGGAACCAGCCAGGGTCGTTGCCGGTGGAGGATTGGGGCGCCTCCAGCAGCAACGATGCGACGTTCCTTTGGGGGGTTGGGGGTTGAGGGCGAGGCAGGCTTTTATACCGTGAATTTGACGAGTGATTGAAGAAGCTTCGGCAATCGGGGAGTATCTCTTCCCGCGATACGGAATCGGCGGCGTCTCCGGTGGATTGCACATCCCGCTTCTTGCTTGGCGAACGAATCAGGACGGCGATGTtactgcgtgcgtgcgtgcgggaTGGCCTAACGAGGAACGAGAGAAATTTTAGGCGACGGCAGTGGCAGCGGAGAAGATTAAGGATGGAGCCAGATGATGAGCTGGATGAGCCTCATGCAcggagaagataaggaagcCGGAACATATTAGGTGgagaaaaggaaggagagaaaaaaaaagagactcGTTACTCCCAGCTCACGCCCGGCTCGCGCTCGACTCGTTACTCTCGACTCGCTCAACTCGTTACTCCCGGCTCGCTCGTAACCCAAGCGGGTACTGTGCTCGGCTCGCGGGACAGACGCGCTCGCGCCGGGCGGAAGAAACAGAAACTCGCTCACCCATGAACGTGGGGTGGATGGTCTGGCTACAGAATAACCTATTTTGTAGCCGGCTAtaaagaaatatatatatatatatatatatatatatttatatatatatatgatgtgATCACGCATATATAACGTAGTTAATATAGTGATAGATGATCGAGAGCTTCGAACCGACAACGGGTACGCAATTTTCGTGCTTCAGCACGCGTCATGTTTGTGTCATGCAATTAGTTTCGGGATCGCGCGCCTAAAGTCAATTTGTAATAACCAAAGTAATCGACTATTAGGCCTTTATTGTTGGCATTAAGGCATGAAGATTTTCCAAATCTTGTGGCAGTTCAAGGACGGTCACATGCATGCGTTAATGGTAACGTATACTCTCAGTACGAGCTCTCActccctttttttccttttaaaatGTAATGCATAGTACGCACGGACTCTCTCCATTTATTGATCGGGATGAGAAGTGAACGTAATCACCACAAAACGGACAAGGCGTATAATACACAATAATAGTAAGGTCTGAAATAGTATGAGTCCATGCAGGTTCGATTAACGTAACTGAGAGGTATGTGCATGGGCACTATAATCAATTGAGGTCTTAGTCGCACAAAAAAATCAAATTGAGGTCGTCCTCTCCCATGAACCAACTAAGAGCGAGTTTCACCAACCTAATCAACTAATCACGTGCTCCGGTTTGCACCTAGATTTGAGCCTGATCTCACGACGCCTCTACTTTTTCTGTTTCCTGACGCCGCCATTGGTCGATCAATACATACAGGACAGTAGAGTAGCTTTAACAGTTGTAAAGTTGGTGATACACATACGGCCAGTCTCAATGCATAATTTTATGGCATGGTTACCAGGGCTGAGAACTGCCTGTTGAGTTTCATGGTGATGGAACTCCTCTtacatatgatgaaacttccTTTCCTCTCTTCTCGTAATGACCTTGCCACGTCAGCAAAATAGCTGATGTGATATGTTATTTAATGGTCATGAAATCTCCGTGAGACTAGTGAAACTTGCATTGGATCTCGGTTGGTGGCTGCCGGCGTGTCTCCGATGTGCATGCAGTTAGTACGATCGTACCGTCAATGGCAGAGAGGGTGCACCAATGCACCACCGATCCACCATCCATTGCTGTACGTGCCCAAAAGATGACCGCGCGCCTGGCTTTGTTCATTGCTTACACGCACGATGCTACATAATTTACGTCACGCGATCGAACGGTCAAGATCAGGAGGATTTTGCATTACGTGCGAGGCAGCAGCACGGTACGGTGACATGACGTACGAGCTGAGCTACAGCAGGTGCGGCCCCATAGTCACAAGAAAACCAGCGTCCTACGGTTGGAAAGAGGCGGCATCAATGAGATCGAGCGGTTGTTGGAGTGCTTTGGATCATAAAACAACAGAAATTCAAAACGATTTGACAAGAACGACGCATGCCGAGAGCCTAACCTACACTGTTAGTTTATGCATCGTCATTTTTCCAATTAATTTGATcacatgcatgcaatgcaaatgcaatgatCTATCCGTCATGTGTTCATTACGCTAGCTTAGCTTAGCTTAGGCGCGCGCCACCACTATAAATACCATGATCCCTCCCCCTCCTCAGATCACACCAACCCAGCCACTACTACTACTTGCAAGTGTTAACTGCAACCCACAGCTAGCTGGCTCGCTGCTGCTCACAAGAACCAGTTGGTCATCGTCGGGCAAGTGAATCCTAGCTAGTTGTTGACCAGCATGGCCAAGCTCGCCGCCACTtccctcctcgccgtcgtcctgcTTGCGCTCGCCGCCCCCTCACTCGCCGGCGACCCCGACATGCTCCAGGACATCTGTGTCGCCGACTACAAATCCCTCCAGGGCCGTAAGTGATCGATCGCTAGCTGTGTAGTGTATACTACATTGCAATACTCACAACATGTTTGTATAATCCAATGTACGATGAACAAATGTGCTTAAATATCATGTATGTGCCCGGCCGCATGCAGCACTGAGGCTGAACGGGTTCCCGTGCAAGAGGCCGGAGAACGTGACGGCGGACGACTTCTTCTCCGGCCTGCTGGCGAACCCCGGCAACACGGGCAACGCGGTGGGTTCAgcggtgacggcggcgaacGTGGAGAAGCTCCCGGGGCTCAACACCCTGGGCGTGTCCATGGCGCGCATCGACTTCGCCCCGTGGGGCATCAACCCGCCGCACACGCACCCGCGCGCCACCGAGATCATCTTCGTCCTCCAGGGATCCCTCGACGTCGGGTTCGTCACCACCGCCAACAAGCTCTACGCCCGCACCGTCTGCAGGGGCGAGGCCTTCGTCTTCCCGCGCGGCCTCGTGCACTACCAGAGGAACAACGGAAACACCCCGGCCGCGGTCATATCGGCGTTCAACAGCCAGCTGCCGGGCACGCAGTCCGTCGCCGAGACGCTCTTCggcgcctcgccggcggtgtCCACCGACGTCCTGGCCAGAACGTTCCAGATCGACGGCGGCCTCGTGGAGGGCATCAAGTCCAAGTTCCCGCCAAAgtaggcgcgcgcgcgcgcgccgccgtgcaGTTGATGACTCCATTCCGATACATTGCGCTTTAATTTTGATTCATTTCATACTCGTGCAGTACATCATCACGTTAATGTCAATTGGTTGGGTTGTTTCGTGTGGTCATGCTCATGCATGGCCTCGAGCCCTCGACACTTTCACTGTTTGTTGCTTTTCAACTTCTGAGTCAGCCATTTGTCTAAGGTACTAAGGTGTGGTATGTATAATGTATCTCTGTCCACTCGAGAAAATGGCATTGTCTCTCTATTATagatgttcttttttttgtcaCAGCTAATATTCATATGATAAACCTGTCAATGGGCCCTTGATAATATTTAGAATTTGGTCGCAAATTTTGTGAATTAGAGCGACTTCAGCAATAACCCTCAAACCAAAGCCCCTAAAGATCGAATAgggttctctctatttttttaggagtcataaaaatattttcaactccagcaatagcccCTATGGATAGAGGGCTCCCTAGAGAGACCCCCCAGGAATGGAGGGTGGAGGGGGAAATTTGGAACCCTTCCCAAAATAGGGAGCTAAGTAGAGGGCtgcacattttttttaacttgaaCCCTCTAAACTTAGAGTAGGGAGTTATTTAGAGGGTCTGTTGGAGTTGCTAGTCATCATTGTTGCCTGATGAAACCGGACCGTCCAGTTAATTTCAATCAGTTATCATGCAAACACCATTAATTGGTCCTCATCAGGAATTTGTCATCGTGGAAATTGTGAGCAAGCCTGATTTCTCCGCCGCGACTAGTCACTTTCTGATTTCTGCTTCTCCGATTGAGTAATTGTACTAGACTACTTGTAGAACCTCCATCAGAGAGCAACTCTGGGTATTGGCCAGTTGCACGCCATTGTTCTCAGATGTGCAACAACGTTAACGGCACAGCCGACAGTCGCTGAACCACCCAAGGCACCAAGTCTCCCTCCAATCGTTGATATTCAGATCGAGCATGACTGAATTTCAGAGCCCGAATCATCGCTACTACAAaagaataatcaagttgatggTGTACCACCTTCACTTAGTTTTCAGGTCGTTCTTCCGTgtacattgtttttttttgtttgtttgtgcgAGTCCACATACTACGTCCCTAGAACGGAAAATCTGATGGACCTCGTTCATGACATTTTTCCTCCTCACCTCACTCTAAGCCCTGGATCGAGATTCTCATCAGAGAAGGCTCCTCCCTAGAGTATATATCCGCAACCCCAATCCATAACCTAGGGACTCACCGAATTGGAGATCACCAGAGCGTGGATTGATTGGCATATCATCATGCCTAAAACACTCGATCGATCATTCTCTTGATCATCAGGTTTTCAACTAATTATATCATGGGCCTTATGGTACCAATATATGTGGCTTCTTGTAGACTATATATGATATGAACTTTATTGTAAATGGATTGGTTTATTTGGAATTTATTTAATTTGAGATCCTTGCAGCGCACCAGCACTTTGTCAAGTGTACATCCGTCACTGTGCACAAGCAAATAGGGTGTGTTTAGTTGCATGCACCACTTGATGCATGTATGGATGATCCTCGATAGtggggttcaaccaatttgtaTATGGTTCACTCCTATTAGtaaaataatgtattaagtggatggcttcatcctggatgagttggtacAATCTAGGGGCGAAGCCAGACTAAAAGAGCATCGGGGTCTTAACACGACTGGAGAATTGACGTTTAGTACCGCTTAGTAacccccttttagtaccgggcaccTGACCGATATCGCTTATTtggtactaaatgccacgcAAATTTCACGAGTCACACAAATTTCACGTGTAATATGTGCATGCAcagttcgtgggattcgaacccacaacatCAAGCCTCGCGCGAACCTTCTTTACCATCGCACCTATACAACACATGTGATtgagttagatatgctttccttttgtagCTAGTAACCCATGGATAGGCCTTTAATACCGGGCAATAACACCGCCGGGTAGTACCGGTTGTTGTTATTGAGCGGTACCAAATGGTGCTCCACGGGGTAGTGTTattaaccggtactaaatggtccaGGCCTTTTAGTACTAAAAGAAAGGCCTCCGAGGACCGAAAATTTCTACCTAGTATTAATTTCGCGTGTTAGTACCGGATGAAAaaccatccggtactaatgtcaaggacgaatgctcatatttttAGTAGTGTAAACGGAAGAATACGAGTCATATTGAACAACTAATAGCTAAGTACAGTGATTTGCTACTGTTTTTCTCCAAAATCATCGGGGTTGGCGGATCCCGATGCCAAGCTTGAGCTCCGCCCctggtacaattcacccaaccaaacaaaagtatcattattattttgaatcattt encodes the following:
- the LOC117855447 gene encoding germin-like protein 1-3, which codes for MAKLAATSLLAVVLLALAAPSLAGDPDMLQDICVADYKSLQGPLRLNGFPCKRPENVTADDFFSGLLANPGNTGNAVGSAVTAANVEKLPGLNTLGVSMARIDFAPWGINPPHTHPRATEIIFVLQGSLDVGFVTTANKLYARTVCRGEAFVFPRGLVHYQRNNGNTPAAVISAFNSQLPGTQSVAETLFGASPAVSTDVLARTFQIDGGLVEGIKSKFPPK